GGTGACCAACTTTAAGGATAAGGGAGATCACTATTTACTGAACGGAGCCAAAATGTGGATTAGCAATGCGCCCTTTGCACAAGTAGCTGTTGTTTGGGCAAAAGACGAAAGCGGAAGAATCCACGGACTCATAGTGGAGCGTGGCATGGAAGGTTTCACCACTCCCGAAACACATAATAAATGGTCGCTTCGGGCTTCGGCAACAGGAGAGCTTATTTTTGACAATGTAAAAGTTCCCAAAGAAAATTTATTACCTAATAAATCGGGCTTAGGTGCTCCGCTTGGCTGTTTAGATTCGGCACGCTACGGAATTGCCTGGGGAGCCATCGGTGCAGCCATGGACTGCTACGATACTGCTTTGCGTTATTCGAAAGAACGAATTCAGTTTGGAAAACCTATTGGAGCATTTCAGTTACAGCAAAAAAAGTTGGCTGAAATGATTACCGAAATCACCAAAGCACAACTACTAACCTGGCGCCTGGGTGTGCTACGAAACGAAGGAAAAGCAACTTCTCCCCAAATTTCCATGGCAAAAAGGAATAATGTAGATATGGCAATTAACATAGCTCGCGAAGCAAGACAAATATTAGGCGGCATGGGAATTACAGGGGAATACAGCATTATGCGTCATTCTATGAATCTGGAAAGTGTAATCACCTATGAAGGCACTCACGATATACATTTGTTAATCACGGGACTTGATATTACCGGACTAAGCGCATTTAAGTAAGAAAGTATGAAAAGCATTTTTAGTATCGTTCTCTTAAGTTTTGGATTAACACTATTCGGGCAGGCGAAAGATCCAAAGGACATAAGCATCGATGCTTTAATGACCGAAACTCAGTTTATGAGTGATGACCCCGATACCATGGATATGGTTTGGTGGATTCCTTTCGAATTTTGGAACGCATCCAATGCTCAGGATCCTACTGCGGCACAATCTGATGCGGACGCCTTAAAAGAACTTATGGAAGGGCTTGAACTCTTTGCGGTTGTAAAGGGTAAAATTGGATATTTTGGCGGGGTAACCTATGATTCGTTGGATCAAATTCTTGAAGATTTTAGTGTGACGTATAAAGGTGAGAAATTAAAAATAGTTGCTCCAAAAGATATTGCACCCGATTTGCAAAATTTTGTTTTAATGATTTCCCCTATGATGGCAAGTATGCTTGGTGATATGGGGAAAAACATGCACTTCGTTTTTATGACAGGTGATAGGTCAAAAGAGACTTTTGCCATTAATCCTGTTGGAAATGAAACCATTTCCCTGTCTCTTGGTCGTTTTAAGAAAGACCTGCAACTTCCGTTGGCCAGTGTGTTGATTGAAAAAAAATGTCCGAAAGACGGTGTCTTACATTCCGGAAAATGGAAGTATTGCCCTTTTCACGGAGTAGAACTGAAGACCCAGTAAAGGGCACTATTCCTCACTAATTTCTGAATTATAGCTATTCTGAAATTTGAAGTATCTTTAAAAAAAGAAATGCTATGTCTTCTCAAAAAAGAATTTCCCGTGCTTATAAAACTGCCCGAAGAATTTCTTTTAACGATGCCTCTAAGTTTATAATTTTCAGCGATTGTCATCGTGGCGATAATAGTTTTGCAGATGAATTTGCCAACAACCGGAATATTTACTACCACGCATTAAAACATTACTACACCGAAGGATACACCTACTGTGAACTGGGCGATGGTGACGAATTGTGGGAGAATATCGAATTCAAATCAATTTTGGAAGCGCACAAGAATGTATACGAACTAATGCGTCTTTTTTATAATGAAGACAGGTTGGTAAGATTGCTGGGCAACCACGACATGGTGTATCGAAATCAGCGGTATGTTGAAAAACACCTGTTTTCGTACTTTAATAAAGTAACAGGAAAGCAAGACCCGTTGTTTCCGGGTATTACCTTTACCGAAGGCTTGGTGCTAACGCATGAAGAAACCGGCCAGGAAGTTTTTATGGTACATGGGCATCAGGCAGATTGGATGAACTACAGAGGTTGGAAATTCAATCGGTTTATGGTCCGGGCCTTATGGCGTCAATTGCAAATTTTTGGAATTGGTGATCCTACTAGTCCGGCGAAAAATTACAGTGAACTTATAAAGGTAGAGCGGCGTACAAAAAAGTGGATTATTGACAATGACAATATTTTTACAATAACCGGCCATACTCACCGACCCCGTTTTCCCGAACCAGGAGAAATTGCATTCTTTAACGATGGAAGCTGTGTACATCCCAGAAGTATTACCGGACTGGAAATAGAAAACGGACAAATTTCCTTGATAAAATGGCAGATTGCTACAACTGAAGACGGGACGCTAAAGGTGATTCGAATTTTACTGGAAGGGCCTCAGAATTTGACCGATTATAAAATTGAATAATAATTAACTTTCAGGAGCCAATTCAATTTGTAATCCCTCCATTTCGGGCTTAATATGAAGTTGGCATCCCAACCTGCTGTTTTCTTTTACATGAAACGCTTCAGCTAACATCGCATCTTCATCGTCACTTTTTTCGGGGAGTTCGTGATTGCTCAATACATAACACTGACATGATGCGCACATGGCCATTCCACCGCAAATACCTATTGTACCATCAGGAGCCAATTCATACGAACGCACCAATTCCATGACATTCATGTTCATATCGGTAGGAGCATCAATTTTGTGAGGGATGCCTTGGCGGTCTATGATTGTGATTTTTATATCCAATTTAAGTAGTTAGTAATTAGGGGTTAGGGTTTAGTAATTGATTTTATTAAACCGTACAACATTTTAGAAATTTCATTCGACTTTTCAATAAGGATGAGAGATTGTGGAATACCTAAGTAACTAAGTTTTTCGGCTAAATAAAGCATTGATCTCACTTCACTATTCGACGAAACAGCAAAATATAAAAATCTTTTAAAGTCGGCATTTGTTCCTCTTTCAAATCCTTCAGCAATATTATTTGAAATTGAAACAACAGCTCTGGTTATTTGGTCTCTAAATCCATAATCTTTGCAATTAGTAAATTCAGAATAAATAGCAACAGCAAACTCTTGCGCCTTTTGCCAAACAATAACGTCCTCAAATTTTTTAATTGCCATTCTCTAATTACTATTTACTAACTACTATTTACTAATTCCTAACCCCTAGTCTATAGACTTTACGATAGCCTTCGGCGCCTCTTTTTTACTCCCGTCAAAGCCTTCTACCCCGCCAACAGTAGTATATTTCATGACATAGCGTTTGTCCGGGAAAATACGCTGGTATGCACTTTGACACATGAGTGTGGCTTCATGAAATCCGCAAAGAATTAGTTTTAGTTTTCCGGGATAGGTATTTACATCGCCAATAGCATAAATCCCGGGGATATTGGTCTGATAATCCAAAGAATTATTCACCTTAATAGCATTCTTCTCTATTTCCAGACCCCAATCGGCTATAGGTCCTAATTTAGGTGCCAATCCGAATAGTGGAATAAAATGATCACAGGACCGCTGAATTACTTCAGGACCTAATTTAATAGTAACTCCTTCCACCTTCGAATCTCCGATGATTCCCACTACTTCCCCCGGTGTAAGCAATTCAATTTTTCCTAGATTCTTCAATTCCTGAACTTTTTCCACACTGTCCAATGCCCCTCTAAACTCATTTCTACGATGAATTAGCGTGACACTTGAGGCAATATCGGTTAGAAAAATACTCCAGTCCAAAGCCGAGTCTCCACCACCGGCAATAATCACATCCTTATCGCGATATAACTCCGGGTCGCGGATAATATATTCTACCCCGTGATCTTCAAAATGTGCAATGTTAGTGATAGGAGGTTTTCGGGGCTCGAAACTCCCTAACCCTCCGGCGATTGCCACAATGGGAGCATGGTGCTTTGTTCCTTTGTTGGTGGTAACTATAAACGAACCATCCTCTAATTTTTCAATGGTTTCGGCGCGCTCCCCCAAAGTATATCCGGGCTGAAAAGGTTCAATCTGCTTCAATAAATTGGCGACCAATTCGCCTGCTAAAATTTCGGGAAATGCAGGAATGTCGTAAATAGGTTTCTTGGGATATATTTCGGCACATTGTCCACCGGGTTCAGGTAAGGCGTCAATTAAATGACATCTTAGTTTCAATAATCCTGCTTCAAAAACGGTAAAAAGACCCGTGGGTCCCGCGCCAATAATAAGTATGTCTGTTTTTATCATGTAAAACGACCTGGTTAATGTTAGGATACTACAAAAATCCTTTTCAAATTAGGGAGTTTACTCCACACTAAGAACACTTTCAATTTGGGGCGCATACTTTTTAATAGTCATCTCAACCCCGCTCTTCAGCGTCATTTGATTCACCGAGCATCCCACACAGGCTCCTTGCAGTTGCACCCGAACAATTTTTCCCTCGTCGATGGACAATAATGAAATATCTCCTCCGTCACTTTGTAAAAAGGGACGAATTTCATCGAGTGCTTCTTCTACTTTAATGGTTAATTCTTCTGTTGTCATATTATTTTCTTACTGCACTACAGCCTGCCATAGTGGTTATTTTAATTGCTTCGGTGGGAGGGAGCGACTCATTTCTGCGAACCGTTTCTTCAACCACCCGTTTGGTAATATTTTCAAAAGCCTCTTCTAAAGGAGTTGCTGTTTGTAAGGCTGCAGGGTGTCCCGCATCTCCCGCCTCCCGAATACTCTGCACCAAGGGGATTTCACCCAAAAAGGGAACTTCTAAATCTTCCGCAAGGTTTTTGGCTCCTTCCTTTCCGAAGATATAATATTTATTCTCCGGAAGTTCTTCGGGTGTGAAATATGCCATATTCTCTATAATTCCCAAAACAGGTACGTCTATATTTTCCTGCTGAAACATCGCTACTCCCTTTCGGGCATCAGCCAAGGCTACATTTTGAGGTGTACTTACCACAACAGCTCCTGTTATTGGCAATGATTGCATAATGCTTAGGTGGATATCACCCGTACCCGGAGGTAAATCGATCAACATAAAGTCCAGTTCGCCCCAGGCCGCATCAAAAATCAACTGATTTAAAGCTTTTGCTGCCATTGGGCCACGCCAGATAACCGCCTGATTGGGTTGCGTAAAGAAGCCGATAGACAGAATTTTAACGCCGTAATTTTCTATGGGTTTCATTTTGCTTTTCCCGTCGACATTTATCGAAAGTGGTTTCTCCAAAGCAACATCGAACATAATGGGAATAGAAGGGCCGTAAATATCGGCATCCAAAATTCCAACTTTAAAGCCCATTTTTGACAGCGTTACGGCCAAATTAGCGGTGATAGTAGATTTTCCAACTCCACCCTTTCCCGAAGCAACAGCTACAATATTTTGAATCCCTGGAATTGGTTTTCCTTTTATAAGATTTGGGTTCTGTGGTTTGGCAGGAGCTTCTACCTTGATATTAACCTGTACTTGTGCTTCTGCAAAGACCTTTTCTTTGATGGTCTTAATCACATCGGCCTCTGCTCGTTTTTTTATGTGTAAAGCCGGAGTGGTTAAGATAAGATCTACAATTACTTCATCGGCGAATGTAACCACGTTTTGCACGGCACCGCTCTCCACCATATTTTTTCCTTCCCCCGCAACGGTGATCGTTTCCAGGGCTTTTAGTATGTCTTGTTTGTTTAGAGTCATTCCTACAATTCAATTTTTTTTTATAAGCAAATCAATCATGTTCCTTAGTTCGACCAACAATTTAGTTCGACCGGCAATTTTGAATTCGCTTAGCTCTTCAAAACTTTTGAGTCTTAATCTCTTGAGACCCCGACCTTCGTCGGGGTTAGTTCGACCGGCAATTTTGAATTCGCTTAGCTCTTCAAAATTGGGTCTCACTAATTTAGATTGATTCTAAGTGCAAATATAGTGGTAAATCTTCGGAAAATGAAGTGGTGAGATTGAAATGATTTGGCGCTGTTACAACTCTTTTGAAGGGTCCCAAAACAGCTTCTCAAAATCCTGAATCTGATTATTAATTACATCAATACCCTCGCTTTCCAGCAATTGCTGCATTAAATTTGTTCCGTCAAAATGATGCTTGCCCGTAAGCAAGCCCTTTCGGTTCACTACTCGATGTGCGGGAATATTATCCTTGTTATGACTATTGTTCATGGCCCAACCCACCATTCGAGCGCTGCCGGAAGCACCCAGATAATTCGCAATAGCGCCATAGGAAGTCACCTTTCCGTAGGGAATAAGCGCAGCGACCTGATATACCTTTTCAAAAAAACCCGGTTCGGTCATACTAAAAGTAACTAAATATTTTGAAGGCCGTAATTATCGAAATCACCGTCGTAATCGCGCCAATTATATAATTCATATTTACCCTTTGCCTTTCCTGATTTTCCTTCTTCTTAAAAAATTGCACATACAATCCCAGCATTACAAAGGTTCCTAATCCTGAAGCTACGACAGCGGCCCAAAGCTCGGGTTGGGTAAATGTAAACCATCCAAAGCCTGCAAAAGTGATGCTAATATACACCCAATACGGTAAGGGCAACAGGTTAAGGGCTCCTAAAAACATTCCTGAAAAAAAACGGCTGGTTTTAGATTTATTAATTTCCTTTGGCACAGCTCTACGCGTGTCCTTAGCTATAAAAAAGAAGTAAATAGTAATACAAATAAATATCCCCAACGCCATTTTCTGAAGCGTATCGACAACCTCCGGATGTTTGTCTAAATAACGCGCGAATAAAAGAGCAACATAGGTTTGAATTATTACCGTGACACAAACCCCAATCGAAAAAAGAAGGCCCTTTTTACGCCCTTCCGCCATACTTATTTTAGCTGCCGACATATTGAGAAAACCCGGCGGTATCACACCTACAAATGCAGCTATAAAACCTATCGCGAAATTTAAAATAAGAGACATTGGTGGTTTGTTAGTCCTGTGAATATAAAAAAATTAAACGGAACGGAATTTAAATCTAACGTAGGTAATCTTTTTATTCACCTCTAAATACTGACTTTCATAATAGGTCTGAATCTGTGTAACTTCTTTGGGAGCGTGGTCTGTTCCGTACACATCGTGGTGTGCGTATTCTATTTCTTCCTCAAGTCCGTGTAGCAATCCCAAGGTATATCCGTGCATAAACTCGCTGTCGGTTTTTAGATGTACTACCCCTTCGGGCTTGAGAATTTTTTTATAGCGATCTAAAAATTCTTTATTGGTAAGTCGGTGTTTGGTCCGCTTGTATTTTATTTGTGGATCGGGAAAGGTAATCCAGATTTCGTCTACCTCATTTTCGGCAAAAAGATGGTCTATCAGCTCAATTTGTGTACGTAAAAACCCTACGTTCGTCAAATTTTCTTCCAAAGCAGTCTTTGCACCTCGCCAAAATCTGGCTCCCTTGATATCTACCCCTAAAAAGTTTTTCTCAGGATAGGCTTTGGCTAAATTCACCGAATATTCTCCCTTACCACAACCCAATTCAAGCACAATAGGGTTGTTGTTTTTGAAAAAACCTGCCCTCCAATTGCCTTTTAGTTGATGTGAATTTTTAAAAACTTCTTCGCGAGTGGGTTGCACCACATTGGCAAAAGTTTCATTTTCTCTAAAGCGTTTTAATTTGTTTTTACTCCCCACGCTGCTATTATTTCTTAGTATTCGTAATTATTTGGTAAAATTAAGGAAATAATAAAGCCACACTAATATCATTACCTTTGTTTTTATGGCTGAAAAGAAAACCATCTTGGTTGCACCTTTACACTGGGGACTAGGTCATGCCACCCGTTGTATTCCCATTATAAATGCGCTGTTGCAACACAATTTTAGTGTGATAATTGCTTCAGACGGGGCTGCGTTATTACTGCTTCAAAAGGAGTTTCCGCAGCTCACTTCGGTTGAATTACCTTCCTATAACATCACTTATTCAAAAA
This genomic stretch from Ulvibacter sp. MAR_2010_11 harbors:
- the trmB gene encoding tRNA (guanosine(46)-N7)-methyltransferase TrmB — its product is MGSKNKLKRFRENETFANVVQPTREEVFKNSHQLKGNWRAGFFKNNNPIVLELGCGKGEYSVNLAKAYPEKNFLGVDIKGARFWRGAKTALEENLTNVGFLRTQIELIDHLFAENEVDEIWITFPDPQIKYKRTKHRLTNKEFLDRYKKILKPEGVVHLKTDSEFMHGYTLGLLHGLEEEIEYAHHDVYGTDHAPKEVTQIQTYYESQYLEVNKKITYVRFKFRSV
- a CDS encoding acyl-CoA dehydrogenase family protein translates to MKPDLFEAPDYYNLDELLSDEHKLVRDAAREWVKRDVSPIIEEYAQKAEFPEQIISGLAEIGAFGPYIPEEYGGAGLDQISYGLIMQEIERGDSGVRSTASVQSSLVMYPIWKYGNEEQRKKYLPKLATGEWMGCFGLTEPDHGSNPGGMVTNFKDKGDHYLLNGAKMWISNAPFAQVAVVWAKDESGRIHGLIVERGMEGFTTPETHNKWSLRASATGELIFDNVKVPKENLLPNKSGLGAPLGCLDSARYGIAWGAIGAAMDCYDTALRYSKERIQFGKPIGAFQLQQKKLAEMITEITKAQLLTWRLGVLRNEGKATSPQISMAKRNNVDMAINIAREARQILGGMGITGEYSIMRHSMNLESVITYEGTHDIHLLITGLDITGLSAFK
- a CDS encoding MGMT family protein, which codes for MTEPGFFEKVYQVAALIPYGKVTSYGAIANYLGASGSARMVGWAMNNSHNKDNIPAHRVVNRKGLLTGKHHFDGTNLMQQLLESEGIDVINNQIQDFEKLFWDPSKEL
- a CDS encoding Mrp/NBP35 family ATP-binding protein, with the translated sequence MTLNKQDILKALETITVAGEGKNMVESGAVQNVVTFADEVIVDLILTTPALHIKKRAEADVIKTIKEKVFAEAQVQVNIKVEAPAKPQNPNLIKGKPIPGIQNIVAVASGKGGVGKSTITANLAVTLSKMGFKVGILDADIYGPSIPIMFDVALEKPLSINVDGKSKMKPIENYGVKILSIGFFTQPNQAVIWRGPMAAKALNQLIFDAAWGELDFMLIDLPPGTGDIHLSIMQSLPITGAVVVSTPQNVALADARKGVAMFQQENIDVPVLGIIENMAYFTPEELPENKYYIFGKEGAKNLAEDLEVPFLGEIPLVQSIREAGDAGHPAALQTATPLEEAFENITKRVVEETVRRNESLPPTEAIKITTMAGCSAVRK
- a CDS encoding NifU family protein translates to MTTEELTIKVEEALDEIRPFLQSDGGDISLLSIDEGKIVRVQLQGACVGCSVNQMTLKSGVEMTIKKYAPQIESVLSVE
- a CDS encoding four helix bundle protein, whose product is MAIKKFEDVIVWQKAQEFAVAIYSEFTNCKDYGFRDQITRAVVSISNNIAEGFERGTNADFKRFLYFAVSSNSEVRSMLYLAEKLSYLGIPQSLILIEKSNEISKMLYGLIKSITKP
- a CDS encoding 2Fe-2S iron-sulfur cluster-binding protein, which produces MDIKITIIDRQGIPHKIDAPTDMNMNVMELVRSYELAPDGTIGICGGMAMCASCQCYVLSNHELPEKSDDEDAMLAEAFHVKENSRLGCQLHIKPEMEGLQIELAPES
- a CDS encoding lysine transporter LysE, producing the protein MSLILNFAIGFIAAFVGVIPPGFLNMSAAKISMAEGRKKGLLFSIGVCVTVIIQTYVALLFARYLDKHPEVVDTLQKMALGIFICITIYFFFIAKDTRRAVPKEINKSKTSRFFSGMFLGALNLLPLPYWVYISITFAGFGWFTFTQPELWAAVVASGLGTFVMLGLYVQFFKKKENQERQRVNMNYIIGAITTVISIITAFKIFSYF
- a CDS encoding NAD(P)/FAD-dependent oxidoreductase, which codes for MIKTDILIIGAGPTGLFTVFEAGLLKLRCHLIDALPEPGGQCAEIYPKKPIYDIPAFPEILAGELVANLLKQIEPFQPGYTLGERAETIEKLEDGSFIVTTNKGTKHHAPIVAIAGGLGSFEPRKPPITNIAHFEDHGVEYIIRDPELYRDKDVIIAGGGDSALDWSIFLTDIASSVTLIHRRNEFRGALDSVEKVQELKNLGKIELLTPGEVVGIIGDSKVEGVTIKLGPEVIQRSCDHFIPLFGLAPKLGPIADWGLEIEKNAIKVNNSLDYQTNIPGIYAIGDVNTYPGKLKLILCGFHEATLMCQSAYQRIFPDKRYVMKYTTVGGVEGFDGSKKEAPKAIVKSID
- a CDS encoding metallophosphoesterase family protein, with protein sequence MSSQKRISRAYKTARRISFNDASKFIIFSDCHRGDNSFADEFANNRNIYYHALKHYYTEGYTYCELGDGDELWENIEFKSILEAHKNVYELMRLFYNEDRLVRLLGNHDMVYRNQRYVEKHLFSYFNKVTGKQDPLFPGITFTEGLVLTHEETGQEVFMVHGHQADWMNYRGWKFNRFMVRALWRQLQIFGIGDPTSPAKNYSELIKVERRTKKWIIDNDNIFTITGHTHRPRFPEPGEIAFFNDGSCVHPRSITGLEIENGQISLIKWQIATTEDGTLKVIRILLEGPQNLTDYKIE